The following nucleotide sequence is from Candidatus Izemoplasmatales bacterium.
ATGATATCACCTACATTCCCAGCCGATTCGGATTTTTGGAAAGCGAAAACGATCGCGCAGCGCATGCGGATATCGGCAGGACCGTCTTCAATGAAAAGGAATGGTATGTAAGTTTTCCATCGGTCATTATAGAGACTTCAATGAGCCCGGTGTTGGTTATCATCGACTATTTCCAATATATCAACCAGGACAGAGGTAACGATCATGCCTAAAAAATGGATAGTTTGTTTTACATTGATTCTCTTCGCTTTGGTGATTACGGGTTGTGGGCAAGTCTACACAAACACGGATGATTATCAAGAATACCTCGACTCAATACCCGGATCAAATGCCTTTATGCCGGTTTTAACTGATATACCGGCCTTCCAAACTTGTGAAATTTATTATTATGATCGACTAGGACAGTCAATCAACTTGGTCATAACGTATTCAGATGAAACATACGAAACCGCCAAGGAAACCGTCCTTGGATCGTACTTATTTTTGCAAACACCTTTAGTGGAAAATGATTATTACCTAATCCCTGAAACGGAATTTGAATATGAAAGTTTCACTATAAAAGTCGTGGATGATGATAATTTTGATTATCCCGAACAATTCGGTATGATCGGATATTCCGACGCTAATCACCAAATCTCATTCCTGTTCTTTTTTGATGACAGTTTAAGTCAACTTAGCGACAATTCCGGAAGAATGACCCGGTTCATCGAAAAGGAGTTTTGGTTTCCAGAGGACAATTGAAAAAAAGGCAGACAGACTCCAATAGTCTTCACGCGGCAGAAATACTGCGTTTTTCAGACATGAATACTTGAAGTCGTCCGCCTCAAAATGCGGCTTTTTCCATATGAAAACCTAATGTATAATGGACTTGTCGAGTCTGTTTGAATCAGGTGCAATCATGGAAAGGAAAAAAATAACCACGCTGTATTGCAGAATTTCTCGAGAAGATGAAATTAATTGTGTCAGCTCAAGCATCGAAACGCAAAAAACGTTCTTGAAACGATATGCGAATCAGCATCGCATGCTGAATACCAAGTTCTACATCGATGACGGATATTTCGGAACCAATTTCGATCGCCCCGGGTTCGGCGAATTACAAAACGATATCGAGAACAACAGGGTGGGAATCGTTATCACCAAGGATTTGTCCCGCCTAGGAAGAGATTATCTCTCCACGGGATATTATATCGAACAGTATTTTCCATCGAATGACGTGAGATACATCGCGATCAATGACCAAGTTGATACCCTTTTGAACGACAACGAATTCGCCCCATTCAGGAACATCATGAATGAATGGTATGCCAGAGACATCAGCAAAAAAATTCGAAGCGCATATCATACAAAAGCCCTGAATGGAGAATTCACCGGTCCCTTCCCCCCTTACGGATATGACAAAAGTCAAGATAACAAGAATCAACTCGTGATTAATCCTGCCCAAGCACGGATTGTGAGAAAGATATTCAATCTATATTTGAGTGGGGTAAGCGTCTACGGAATTTCCAAAGCCCTTAGAAATGATCGGGTAATGACCCCGAGGGCAGAACTTTACGGACGATTGGGAAAATACCCTTCGGACGCCATCGACCGATTCCCCTTTGACTGGTCGACAAAAACCTTATTGAACATCCTTGAAAACCGCGAATATACAGGCAGCATCGTCTGCAATCCACATCAGACAAGTTCATACAAAAGCAAGAAGCTGCTTCAAAACCCAGAAGAAAAATGGATCGTCACGGCGCATAGGCACGAGGCGATCATTGATGAGGAATCCCTTTATCTTGTTCGAGCAAGAATTCACTTGAGACCCCAAACACCCAAAACCTTACACGAGAACATTTTCAAAGGGGTGGTTCGCTGCGGAAACCGCGGGAAAACATTAACCCTCTCGATCCGCCCAAACAGGAGATGTTACGGCACCTTCGATTGCAGTACTTACCGCAGATATGGAACAACGAGATGCTGTAGCCATTATGTGACCTATGAGCAATTGGAGAACTTTGTTCTGCAAAGATTGAATCAGTTGATCGCCTTGTCAAAAAACGGAGTGAATGCGGTCCTGGATACCATTCATTATCAAACAAACTTTCTGAATCGGCTTGACGACATATCAGAAGGCGTGATTAATCAAGAAAAACGTATACATGAAATCGACCAAATTACCAAGGCGCTCTATGAGAGCTTCGTATTGGGGAAGATTCAAGAAGAAAAATTCTTGATTCTTGACAAATCATATGACGTAGAAAAAATGTCTCTGATTAGGAACATCAAACAATTTCGGCCGGATCTCGATGAGCTGAAAAAGAAACAAGAAAGGGTTATTTCGTTTTGTGAGAATCTATCCCGATTTGAGATCCTAACCGAATTGGATCAAGGAATTCTTCACGACTTGGTTGAATTAATTATTGTTTTCCAAGAGAAGGGACCGGACAACTCCAGAAAGATGGAGATTCATTACAAATTCTAGGAGTAGCTTTGTGGATACTCTTGTATACATTACTCCGGTGATGAATATAGACCCGAGTGGGGAACTGTGGGTTACGTTACTGGTCGTCAGCCTTCTCCTTTTCGCTATATTCGCAACATCGCCAACGATTCAAAACGCGGTTGAGGAAATTACTACCGTTACAAATATTAGCGGTTCTATCGAATCGGGTAGTTTTGCATTTGGAAAAGCCATATCAGGTAAAGCGCTATATGTTGCAATCAACCAGTCTGGAGAAGTAAACGATGTTCACGGAAATCAACTTGAACAATTACGATCAAGCATAATTGTCGACGGTGGTGCGGCGTACTATGAACGATATACAGAAATAGATGGCACAGATAATCAATTTGTTGGATTATCTTTCGGCGGACTATATGTGCGGGCCGGCTGGGGAGATGACGGATTCCGAATAGATGGCGGAGTACAGATTACCGCTCGTGTTGGCGCGGGGTTATTGGGTTATTCGAAATCCATCGAATTGAATTTCCTTGGATATTTTTGGGACTTACTGGATAAGAAAGAGTAGGGCCGATGAATGAAAGCGGAGAATAGAGACATAGCGAAGAGATACTCTATAAGCATTATTCTTGATTGGGCGGTTACATTTCTCCTAGACTTGATTCCGTTTATCATCATGGGAACAATGGGTCAGGCCGTTTTGGATTATTACCTTATTCCATTTATAACAATATCATTGTCGTATTATTTTTTGGGTGACAAGATCTTTAGAAACCAAAGTGTCGGGAAAAAGATTATGAAAATCAAAATCGCACAAAAGGGGAGCCTATCACTACCATCAACAAAGCAGATATTGCATAGAAGGTGGCTCGAGTTCTTGAATCACGAAAACAGAATGCTAACAAAACGTCGCATAGACATCGATGAAAAAACCAATACGTTAATCGTGCATCAATAAATTGATAAGTATGGATTATAATGAGTGACCAACTATCTTCTGTCAATCTATTTTTCTCTATATGCGAAGATAACGACAAAAAACCGTTGTGAAGGGCGGGTTGAAGAAATCCTATTTCTTTCGACACAACTCGATCGGATCCGATCGCGCTACACGATCAGGACGAATTCACCGAAGCAAAGCCCTGTCGAAGTCGACGTGTTTGGTTACGAGTGTGAATATTGGATTGGTATGGAAATAAAGGAGTGGTCTGCGACACCACATGTATAAGCAGGAAGCGACTCGACCACGACACGCAACAATTCGAATGACGACTCGATCCGGTCAAGAGGGGGTAGTCTTGTTCGTGTTAATGAGGGCGTGATGGAAAACAGCGAAACGCAATGTGGGTAATAGGCGTATCCATATGGATTCGCGTTCGCTCGATTCCGCTCATCCAATGATCGTATTATTCTCTAGCACAAAGTTAACGGGCTGTGATAAACAGGGATGCCTTGTATGACATGCGATTTTGACCGTACACCTCTGAGGAATCTCCCCGGAGGCGTCCTCTTATTCTAGTTTGCCTTTACAAGCGGAACGGTTGTGCTATAATATAGGCAAATCGAAGAACGGAAGAGTACGACGCTCAATGGAGTGAAGCGAACGGGGGATGGTGCGAGCCCCGCGTCCGACAGCGTCCGAAGAACACCCGGGAGAGACGGAAGAACGAAGTAGAACCGTACGCGCGTCGGCGTTATGACGTCAAGTGCCGGAGAAATCCGGAAACAAGGTGGCACCGCGGTGAAGACATCGTCCTTTTTGAGGGCGATTTTTTATTTTCCGGAAGGGGGGAGACCGTATGGATGCGTTCGAGGAACTGGAACTTCGCAAGACGAACGAGACCCCGCTTGCCTCGAATTACTACCACAAGACCGGCGAAGGGGACTACCAGCACGGCGACCTCTTCATGGGCGTCCCCGCCGCCGGAATCCACGCCGTCTCGCTCCACCACTACGAATCGATCACCGAATCCGAACTCGACCGCCTGCTCGCCTCGCCGATCCACGACCATCGCGCCGTCGCGGTCGAGATCCTCGCCCGTCTCGCCACCCGCGGACCGGGCGCCGTCCGCGAACACGTGATGGAGTGGTACCTGAAGCGCCTCGACCGCGTCAACGGCTGGGACCTCGTCGACATGTCCTGTCCGGCGGTCGTCGGCCTGCGCGTCGCCGAGACGAAGGACTTCGCGCTCCTGCACCGCCTCGTCTTAAGCGATCATCTCTGGACCAAGCGCGTCGGGATCGTCTCGACCCTGACCCTGATCCGCAAGGGCCTGCTGGACGAGACGCTCGCCGTCCTCGCCGCGGCGCTCCCCGACGACCGCGACCTGATCCACAAGGCGCTCGGCTGGATGCTCCGCGAGGTCGGGAAGCGCGACCGGGCGAAGCTCGACGCTTTTCTCAAGAAAAACTACACCGCATTGCCACGAACCACCCTTCGCTACGCGATCGAACGCCATACGGAGACGGAACGGAAGAACATTCTGAAGGGAATCTTCAAGGAGGAATAGCATGGCCACCATCGAACGGCCGTCCACGACGGTCAAGGAACTGTATCGCGCATACCAGGAATTCGGCGGGAAGACCGTCGCCCTTTCGGGCTGGATCCGGAACAACCGCGGTCAGAAGGAATTCGGCTTCCTCGACCTGAACGACGGGTCGTTCTTCGAGACGATCCAGGTCGTCTACGAGGACGGCAGGATCGAGAACTTCAAGGACGCGCAGAAATTCCGCGTCGGCGCCGCCGTCGCCGTCGAGGGCATCCTCGAACTCACCCCGGCGATGAAGCAGCCGTTCGAGATCAAGGCGCGCCGGATCGAACTGCTCGGCGATTCGCCGGAGAATTATCCGATCCAGCCGAAGCGCCACAGCCGCGAGTTCCTTCGCGAGAACGCCCATCTTCGCATGCGCACGAACCTCTTCAACGCCGTCTTCCGCGTGCGTTCCGAAGTCTCGTTCGCGATCCACAGCTTCCT
It contains:
- a CDS encoding recombinase family protein, yielding MERKKITTLYCRISREDEINCVSSSIETQKTFLKRYANQHRMLNTKFYIDDGYFGTNFDRPGFGELQNDIENNRVGIVITKDLSRLGRDYLSTGYYIEQYFPSNDVRYIAINDQVDTLLNDNEFAPFRNIMNEWYARDISKKIRSAYHTKALNGEFTGPFPPYGYDKSQDNKNQLVINPAQARIVRKIFNLYLSGVSVYGISKALRNDRVMTPRAELYGRLGKYPSDAIDRFPFDWSTKTLLNILENREYTGSIVCNPHQTSSYKSKKLLQNPEEKWIVTAHRHEAIIDEESLYLVRARIHLRPQTPKTLHENIFKGVVRCGNRGKTLTLSIRPNRRCYGTFDCSTYRRYGTTRCCSHYVTYEQLENFVLQRLNQLIALSKNGVNAVLDTIHYQTNFLNRLDDISEGVINQEKRIHEIDQITKALYESFVLGKIQEEKFLILDKSYDVEKMSLIRNIKQFRPDLDELKKKQERVISFCENLSRFEILTELDQGILHDLVELIIVFQEKGPDNSRKMEIHYKF
- a CDS encoding DNA alkylation repair protein; the protein is MDAFEELELRKTNETPLASNYYHKTGEGDYQHGDLFMGVPAAGIHAVSLHHYESITESELDRLLASPIHDHRAVAVEILARLATRGPGAVREHVMEWYLKRLDRVNGWDLVDMSCPAVVGLRVAETKDFALLHRLVLSDHLWTKRVGIVSTLTLIRKGLLDETLAVLAAALPDDRDLIHKALGWMLREVGKRDRAKLDAFLKKNYTALPRTTLRYAIERHTETERKNILKGIFKEE